Genomic DNA from Corylus avellana chromosome ca4, CavTom2PMs-1.0:
GGGGTAAATAATACATGTGATGATTGTCTGTAATTTTATTGAGGGTGTGGACAATGTAAAAGATCAGTGtttattatgtttataagtTTACATCAGTTTTCTACCCATTCCAACCTCCTTTCTGTAGCCCTGATGTTATCTAAAATGGTATCACGATAAAGATTGTGTAATATTATTTCAGGATATAGACTATGTGTAGCATTTGCTGGCAtggtgtatatatgtatatgcttGTACACATGTACTTCAACTTTTTACCTTGTTCATCTACCTAATGCAACTCTCCCTACTCAGAGCTTGATGTCATTCGGGATAATGGATTTTTTAGACAACTGGAATCACACAACAGATACATGCTTGTCTGCATTggatttaattttcaattttctgatTTACTTGGAGTATTTTCTTCATTAACACAGGAAACGATAAGACCAGCTATTATTGGCACGGGAGGGACGGTACAACAACTCGTGAACTAAATCCAAAGGTTCTATTTTACAGCATTAATAAGTCTTAAAGTatacagattttttttcctttctctttctttcgtATAGAATGTAATATTTACTATTGgggtaatttataatttaggtataaactttcatttgttttatgAGCTTCTTGGGGTCCAAGTAGCATGATTTAGGGAGGAAAAGCACAATAGTGAACCAGGGCAGACATTATCGCCTTGAACCATTGGGATTTGGTGCATTTGAAACATTTATACAATAAATGACTTTATCTTGTAAGGTTAAGAGGGTTCCTTCACTTCATGCTGCAAcctcttttcctctttttttaatgcatttctGGTACAATAAATTAGAGAGACCCAGTACAACTATTGTGCTTTATTCATAATTCTTGACTATGTTTGACCCTTGGGACTCAGCGAAAGTATTTGTTAGTGGTCATCTTGTGTAGTGTAATCATTTTTGCCAACCCTCCTTACCACTTACTACCTCAATGTAATTTATTTCTGATTTATTTTGACTCTTGATTTTTGGTGGTCCTAGGACTAATATGATGCCATACATAATtccaattttgattttattttggagTTTATCAGTGTAATGTTGGATTTCTGGAAAGAGTTTTCCGAATTGTTGAGAAGTGGTAAACTGACATCGTTTCTGAAATCTCCAGACACTGTCCTCTGGGTTGGATGATTATCCACGTGCTTCACACCCAAGTGAAGATGAACGTCACTTGGATCTCAGATGCTGGATGTATCTTGCAGCAGAATGCATGCATTCCATTGCAGAGCTTTTTGATAAGGATAATAAACCTGGAAAGGTATAATAATGAGAAAAGATATCTAGAATACTCTTATAACTCTTCTATCAGTTAATTGACCTTTGAAATAAATGATGCAGGATTATGGTAAAACAGCTAAACTGCTCTCAGATTTTGAAATTCTGAATCAGGTTTGTTATTATCATGCTGTCTGAAAGTGTTTCTCATTCCTCTACTCTTTGATCTTTCTCAATTAGTAATCTGTGAAATGACGGTGTTATCTTATACGATAAATATTTAGTACTTTTGGAATATTTATCACAAATAATTTGTCTCTTACTGCTTTCGGAAAGAAATGAGGGGTGCATGGAgggttaatatatattgtattttctTCTAGATAACTTCTAGGAAATAATTGATTATTGCTAGATTGGATGCTTAGGTGAGTATACTTAATATGGGGGTTGCTAttatagtttaatttatatatgtgcTTGAATGCTTGATGTTTAAACAGATGCACTTTGATGAGGCATACGGAGcttattttgattttggaaATCATACTGAAAAGGTACACTGTCTGTATGTTTTTGTTCCTCTCAAAATTTGATaccattttttataatttcattttcacAAACATAAACTGCAAATTGTACATGCTAGCATTTGCTATCACTGTTGAAACAATAGCTTTAGAAGGATTCTGTTGTCAAATAGGGTTTTGCCCTCATGAATCAGATATCATTTGGTGACACGTCTTGCTATAACCTTTTTGCTCATAACATTTACCTgcttttttttgaaagttggtTTAATCATGTTAGGTTCGCTTAAGttggaaagagaagaagataggAGACAATTATGCAAATCGAGAGCTCGTGCGCGAAGTGTTAGAAAGGCCTCAGTTGAGACTGGTTCCTCATGTTGGTTATGTTAGTCTTTTCCCATTCATTGGGAGGCTTATTCCACCTGTAAGTTACACAGAATCTAATCTTGAAGATGATACTTGAACTGTTATTTGGTGCTTCCGTCTTTTCTTACTCTGGAGCACGGAAATATTAAGctattgcttcttttttttttgtgtgtgtgtagtAGTAGTAGGTGGGTTTGTGGTTTTGTCCATTTGGTATCATTGATCTCTCAAGTGTATTGTTTAACACAGGGATCATGGATTCTGGAAAAACAGCTTAACCTCATCTCAAACCAAAGTATCCTATGGACAGACTATGGGCTCCGTTCTCTTGCCAAAACAAGGTGTATAGTCTGCTCGTGCTAATCTGATGACTTACTTGAGACCTTGTTGATTCTAGAACTAATCTGACTACAACATGTCATTTTGTATGCTACAGCTCAGTATACATGAAACGCAACACAGAGCATGACCCACCTTATTGGAGAGGTCCAATTTGGATGAACATAAATTACATGATTCTTTCAGCACTCCACCATTACTCCAAAGGTAAACCTTCATGctttatacaaaagaaaaagaacctaAACGAAAACAAAGAGTCTTTTACAAGTCTTTTGTGGTGATTGTCACAGAAGATGGACCATATAGGGACAGAGCCAAAGCCACCTATGATGAGCTGAGGAGCAATTTGATTAGGTACTGTCTCACACAATGACTGAATATGGCTTAAGCTCATCAGAACTCaccaattaatttaaataatatatattcttcACTTGCTGCAGAAATGTGGTTCGCAATCGTCGCCAGACTGGGTTTTTGTGGGAACAATATGATCAGAAGAAAGGCAAGGGAAAAGGTGCACGGCTTTTCACTGGTTGGACATCACTCGTGCTATTAATCATGGCAGAAACTTATGAAGAAAGTTAGGACACATTATTTAAGAATTGTGAGGATATCCcctccaaaaaaatatttagttagaTGTGATGCTTTTAACGGGAGGGGGGCatccaactttttcttttcttttctttttttgctttctttcgtttttttttttttttttttgtgacaaagGAAAATCAAAAGTTTGGCTTTAACAAAATCACTAGGGATTACAGTTGCACGACAAACGCATGTTTTCCCTTTCACGTTCATCATGCGTGAAGTGGTGTAATGTTTTGCATGAGCCTAAATTGGAGGAGCCTTGTGTGAGTAAAAGCATTTTAGATAATCCCTAAGCTTATAGGTTTTTGTAAGATGAAGATATAAACCAGTGAGGATGCTATGACCCGGGGTGCCTCCTACTTTTCGCTTTACAAAAtggcaaaaacaaaataagttTCGACTTCAAGATGAGTAATATCGCACGAGAAGAGCAAAGAAATCAACAAAGTGGTAAAAATCATCCGAGCCCCGAACACAACTGGTAACATCTGGAAGAGAATATGCATCAAAATTTTTCTTGAGATCTTATCTTCAATGAAAAGAAGATACatgatattttaaattattggtAAATAAGAGTTTTGAATGCTCTGCGGTTAGCTAAAATGACTtccactattttatttaaatttttctggGGTCAAGAGTTATATCTGCCGCCGGAGCAAAAACTTTGAACACATTAAAAACATCATCATGAACAAATGCAAGAGTGCCTTCGCCATTAAAGCTTCTTAGCTGACATCATCCGTCAAATGTGTGTCCTCAGCCATTATGATCTCCATGTCCCTGGCGTCTCGCTTCAAAACATTGCCAAGCCTAGCAATGGCCTCTGTCTGCTGCTGTAATACCTGACCCACAAAAACGAGAATAAAGACATGGACATCATTCCAATAATACGTAACTAAATGAACAGTAATGCCCATAAGCAGAAATCACAATTACAaccaaaaaagtcaaaagtGAAGAGAATTGTTGAGCTTTCAAGTCTTGTCCACTCTTACCTCCTGCATATCAGCAAGACTCTGTTCATGTATTTTGGTTGATCCTGGAAGATAAACAGAACCACCGGCACCAAAGCCATTTGCTTGAACACGAGACAAAGTTAGCAGGTTTTGTACCCTCCTAGAAAGTTCTGCTCCAGATCCTTTCAGCTGAAAACGTGTCTACTTGTGAGTATCATCTCCTGATAACAGCCCCAGAGAAGTAGGAAGCATGAATATGAGGGCAAAAGACAAGAAATGCCTACCTGTCTAGTTGTTGCAGCTAACTTTTCAGCCAGTTCAGCTTCCCCTTTTGTTAATGGTAATCGGAAACCCTTACCCTCCATGGCCTCCACAATTCTCATTACCTGTAGGCATAACACGTGATTAGACCAGCACTAAACAGAAAAACTACAAGAATGACCAGTGTTTCCCATCAAACATAGCCATCCCAGCTTGGGCCATACAACTTATAGCATTTAGACATTACAGGAACTTCCCTCTCAGCTATTCATGATGAAATTAACAAGGTCATCCTGTACGCATTGATTTTCTGATGCAATGGATACAATCATACTACAAAGTTACCACGGTTTCTCAAACATAAAGCAGAAATTATCCCCACCCTTAAAAGACGCCTTTGAAGAACTTGCTCTTTCTGTCTCATTCTTTCAATCCGAGGAAGAGTGTCAGCTTGAAAATGTCTTTGAAGCTGCAGAGATTGTTAAATATGTAAATGCCAAAACTATAtgatggggagagagagagaaagagagagagtaccaTCTTCACATTGCTTTGGGTAATTCGTAACCTCTCTGCATCTGAAACAATGACATCATCTTGGATCTGCACCAAGCCGGTATTAGAACATTATACTGGCCAGTCCCAAAGCATgatgaataaaagaaaacaaaatcgtttaaaaGATAAGGTCTCCCAGAACATCTAATTATCCTTGCCACTTCTACTCCTTGAGTGCAACCATAGAAACAACAGCAGGAAAGTAGCTATAGCAGCCAATGAACTCCATTCCACAGCCCTGTAACCTTCACCGCATTGCTCAATTTTATTCCTTCATCTAAATATATTTCATCTTACCAacagaacatatatatgaatgtatgtgtgtgtgtatatatatatatataccccatTGAGCTCATTATTCCATGCACTGCTGTCAGTTTTGTCCAACCGTAACTTCTTACTCACCATACCCTGTCAACTGGATTTACAAAGTTCCAATCGATGCATTCTTTCTATCATAGCCATTTATCAAACTCAAAGTCTGCATAAGCTCAACTTGGATGTGTTCTACTCACCACCCCAACTTTTTTGTACTATAAGGAATAACTGGTATTATATAATAGATGCTACTTTTTCGTTCAAAACTATCTAATTAGGATCCTTATCACTACTTTACAATTACTGGCACGCATAGGTTTTTCCTTCTGCATCTAGATTTTTCAGTGAAGTCATAATAATAACATAACTTCCATTATCCTTTCTCAATTCTTGCTCAACCACTCTATTAGAAATGCACATAATTTGTTCAAATCTATGAAATATTTTTCTGTGATCCAAATCTACATGCTGCCATCCACAactataatgtttttttatcCAAAGTTCTAAAAAGAATTACTTTTGAACGACTACATTTCATGATTCAAAATTAACAGATATTACCTTAAGACGCTGTGAAAGATCCTTAAAACCCTGAACAAGCTGAGGCCACAGGCGCTCCCGGTCAGCACTTTCCATACCCTCCAGCTTACCCATAGCCTCTGCCCACATAATCTGGCAATGCAAACTATTCTTGAAACTtagcccaaaaaataaatttgaagctcaaaatacaaaagcaaagaaaggatatatatatgaaaaaaaatgactCACATCTGATACACCTGCAGGCTTCACTCTAAACCGTGGATCCGTGACGCTGAACAACAAATGCTGCCAACCAACACAATCAGCAAGACATCACAAAAAcctccaaaaccctaattctccATTCCTTTGCTCATAAATAGCATGGAAATTAACTGAAACTAATATTTTGAACGGCACATTTTCATTCCACAAACACAGCGAAAAGAAGATAAGAGATAAACGAACCTTAAAAGCATATTTAGGGTTTCCAGGCTCGTCCTTGTAAGCGTCAACAATAGCCTAATCAAAAGCacacaagaaaaatcaattaagcaaaagaaaatagCTAGGGTTAGGGCCTTACAAAAAGAAGCACTACTTGAATATCCCGATCGgcgagagagaaaggaagaggtgCCACTGGAGCCATCTGAGTAGTCAATTGCGCGCCGGAGAAAGTACCAGGCTGCGGCGCAGAGAACGGTGTCGTTTGGAAGCCGAACGTGGAGGACGGTTGCTGAAACAACGGACTCTGTTGCTGTTGCTGAGGCTGAGCCGAGAATGGGGTGGCGAAGAGCGAGGACCCATATCCGGTGCCGAAAGACGGCGTCGTTTGAGTCCCGAACGCCGGGGTCGTAGACGGCGTGCCAAACACCGGGGTCGCAGATGGAGTGCCGAATGCCGGTGTCGTAGACGGAGTTCCAAACGCTGGAGTCGAAGAGGGAGTGCCGAATGCTGAGCTTGAAGAGGGAGTGCCGAAGGCGGAGGTGGGAGCTTGAGCTCCGAACATTGTTGTTTGGAGAGTGA
This window encodes:
- the LOC132176976 gene encoding nuclear pore complex protein NUP54; the protein is MFGAQAPTSAFGTPSSSSAFGTPSSTPAFGTPSTTPAFGTPSATPVFGTPSTTPAFGTQTTPSFGTGYGSSLFATPFSAQPQQQQQSPLFQQPSSTFGFQTTPFSAPQPGTFSGAQLTTQMAPVAPLPFSLADRDIQAIVDAYKDEPGNPKYAFKHLLFSVTDPRFRVKPAGVSDIMWAEAMGKLEGMESADRERLWPQLVQGFKDLSQRLKIQDDVIVSDAERLRITQSNVKMLQRHFQADTLPRIERMRQKEQVLQRRLLRVMRIVEAMEGKGFRLPLTKGEAELAEKLAATTRQLKGSGAELSRRVQNLLTLSRVQANGFGAGGSVYLPGSTKIHEQSLADMQEVLQQQTEAIARLGNVLKRDARDMEIIMAEDTHLTDDVS